The Sphingomonas sanguinis nucleotide sequence CCCGAAGGCCCGTACGCCAGCGGCGATCCGATGGCCTCGGCCCGCGACATCCGCATCACCTTCACCCGGATGGCGATGAACGACGAGGAGACGGTGGCGCTGATCGCGGGCGGCCATGCCTTCGGCAAGAGCCATGGCATGGTGAAGGCCGACCGCATCGGCGCCCCGCCCGAGATCGCCGCGATCGAAGAGATGGGGCTGGGCTGGCACAACCCCGAAGGCACCGGCAATGCCGAGTTCACCATGACCAACGGCATCGAGGGAAGCTGGACCCAGAACCCGACCCAGTGGGACAACAGCTATCTCGAAAATCTGCTGGGCCTGGAATGGGAACAGACGCGCAGCCCGGCGGGTGCGCTGCAATGGACCCCGGTCAGCGGTGAGGCGCCGCGCACCCCCGATGCGCATATCGAGGGCAAGAGCCATGCGCTGATGATGATGACCAGCGACATCGCGTTGAAGGTCGATCCGGTCTATCGCCCCATCTGCGAGCGGTTCCTGACCGACTTCGACTATTTCACCGAGCAATTCTCGAAGGCGTGGTACAAGCTGACGCACCGCGACATGGGGCCGCGCGAGCGTTATGTCGGGCCAGAGGTCACGATCGAGCCGGACCTGCTGTGGCAGGACCCGATCCCCGAGCGCGACTATGAACTGGTCGACACCGCCGACATCGCTCAGTTGAAGCAGCGGATTCTCGACAGCGGCCTGTCGGTGTCGGACCTGGCCTTCACCGCCTTTTCCGCCGCCGTTCCGTATCGCGACAGCGACAAGCGCGGCGGCGCCAATGGTGCGCGCCTCGCCCTCGCTCCGCAAAAGGACTGGGCGGTCAACCGTCGTACCGTCCCCGTCGTTGCAAAACTGCGCGAGATCATGGGGGCGTTCAACGACGGGGCGAACGGCGGCAAGCGCGTGTCGCTGGCCGACCTGATCGTGCTGGGCGGCACGGCGGCGGTCGAAAAGGCGGCGGCGGATGCGGGCGTAGCGCTGGAGGTGCCGTTCACCGCCGGGCGTCGCGACACCACCGACGAATTGACCGATGCCGACAGCTTCGAATGGCTGAAGCCCGTGGTCGACGGTTTCCGCAACTATGTCGACGATCACTTCGCCGAGGTGACGGCGGGCCGTGTCGCGCCCGAGGAGCTGTTCCTCGACAAGGCGGCGCTGCTGAAGCTCAGCGCGCCCGAATGGGTGGTGCTGACCGGCGGCCTGCGCGCGCTGGGGGCGAATTGGGACGAGAGCGAGGCGGGCCTGTTCACCGACCGGGTGGGCGTGTTGAGCAACGACTTCTTCCGCGTGCTGACCAGCATGGACTATGTCTGGACCAAGCAGGACGAGGCGGGGCTTCGCTTCACGCTGGACGACCGGGACAGCGGCGAGACGCGCTACAGCGCCACGCGCAACGACCTGATCTTCGGGGCGAACTCGCAGCTGCGCAACATCGCGGAATTCTACGCCGCCGAGGATGGCCATCCCCGCATGGTCCGCGACTTCGTGACGGTGTGGAACAAGGTGATGACCGCCGATCTTTTCTGACGGAGGGCGGCGGCTCGAAGGACCGGGCCGCCGCTTTACCGGAGAAAGGGCATAACCATGGTCACCGTCTGGTATGATGCCGCCTGTCCGCTGTGTCGCCGCGAGATCGCGGTGATGCGACGGCTGGATCGGCATAAGCGGATCGCCTTCATCGCGGTCGACGGCGAGGGGGCGGACCAGTGCCCGATCGACCGCGATACGCTGCTCGCCCGCTTCCATGCGCGCGAGGACGGGCGGATGCTGTCGGGCGCGGCGGCCTTCGCCGCGATGTGGCGGGCGATCCCGCTGCTGCGGCCATTGGGGCTGGCGGCCCGTTCGCCCCTCGTACTGGCCTTGTTGGAGCGGGCTTATTTGCGGTTCCTGAAGGTCCGGCCGCGTTTGCAGCGCTGGGCCACTTCTTGAACATTCCTCCCCTGCAAGGGGAGGGGGACCAGCGAAGCTGGTGGAGGGGTGTAACCGCCCGTTTTTCGCAATATGTTCAACCGTGACACCCCTCCGGCAGCGCTTACGCGCTGCCACCTCCCCTTGCAGGGAGGACTGGGGAGGTTTACCGTCCCGGCGGCAGCCAGCTCAGGTCCAGCCCCTCGAAACGGTCGATATAGCCCGCCTCGCGCGCCAGCTGCGCCTCGTCCAGCAGGTGGACGCGACCGCCTTCGCGCTTGATGAGCGCATCGTCTTCCAGCTGGCGCAGCATCCGGTTGACATGGACGGCGGTCAGGCCGATCGCATCGCCCATCTCCTCCTGGGTCAGGCCGGGGGCGAAGGAGGTGCCGACCTCCATGCCCGCATGGCGCATCTGGCCGCGCAGCGACAGCAGCAGCGTCGCCACCCGCACCCGTGCCGAGGTGCGGCCCAGCCCGGCCAGCCGGTCGGTGGTGATGACCCGCTCGATCTGGTTGAGCACGAGGATCAGGCTGAACAGGCGCGGATGCTCGGTCGCGAGCTTGGCGATCTGGCCCCGGTCGAAGGGACAGACGACCGCGTTGGACACCGCCACCACCGTATCGGGCGAGCGGGCATAGACCAGTGCCGACAGCGCGAACAGATCGCCGGGGAACAGGAAGCGCACGACCTGGCGGCTGCCGTCGTCGAGCAGGACATAGCACATCAACATGCCCTGCTGCACGACGAACAGTTCGTCGCTGCGCGCCTGTTCTTCCATCAGCACCGCGCCGCGCCGGATCGTCCTTGGCCGATCTTCCAGCCGTGCCAGGGCGTCGCGTTCGGCCGGGGTCAGCGAAACCCATTTGTTCAGGCGATCAGCAAGCCCGCAATTTGACACTGACACCTCATCCCCCGAGCGGACGAACGCCTTAGCCACCAAGGGTGCGACTACGCATTAATATCGATCAACCGGTCCTTTTCTTGGTTTTTCGGTCGCTTTGCCCGGAGTGGCGAGGCGGGACCCTTGGCGATGTGCGCCACGTCCGCTAGGAGGACCGGTCTATGGACCGTATCCTTATTCGCGGCGGCAACCGGCTGTCGGGCCGCCTGAAGATCTCGGGCGCAAAGAACGCCGCGCTCACCCTGATGCCCTGCGCGATCCTGACCGACGAACCGGTCACGCTGCGCAACCTGCCGCGCCTCGCCGATGTCGACGGGTTCGGCCATCTGCTGAACCAGATCGGCGCGTCGACCCGTGTCGAGGGGACACGGCCGGAGGATTTCGGCCGGGTCATGACGATCCGTGCGGGCCAGCTCTTCTCGACCGAGGCGCCCTATGACATCGTGCGCAAGATGCGCGCATCGATCCTGGTGCTCGGCCCCATCCTGGCGCGTATGGGCGAGGCGCGGGTGTCGCTGCCCGGTGGCTGTGCGATCGGCAATCGCCCGATCGACCTGCACCTGAAGGCGCTGGAGGCGTTGGGTGCGGAGATCGAGCTGACCGCCGGTTACGTGAAAGCCAGCGCGCCGGGCGGCCGTCTGTCGGGCGGGCGCTATACCTTCCCGGTGGTGTCGGTCGGCGCGACCGAGAATGCACTGATGGCCGCCGTGACGGCCAAGGGCACCTCGGTGCTGGGCAATGCCGCGCGCGAGCCGGAGATCGTCGACCTGTGCCGGTTGCTGATCGCGATGGGTGCGCGGATCGACGGTGTCGGCACCGAAACGCTGACCATCGAGGGTGTCGACCGGCTGCATGGCGCCACCTATTCGGTGATGCCCGACCGGATCGAAGCGGGCAGCTATGCCTGCGCCGCCGCGATCACCGGCGGCGATCTGGAGCTGGTCGGTGCCTGTGCCGAGGATATGTGCGCGACGCTCTCGGCGCTGACCGAGGCGGGCGTGACCGTCGAGGAGAAGCGCGATTCGATCCGCGTCACCGCCCATGGCCCGCTTCAGCCGCTGACCCTGTCGACCGCGCCCTATCCGGGCTTCGCCACCGACATGCAGGCACAGTTCATGGCGATGCTGTGCATGGCGGGGGGCACCAGCACCCTGACCGAGACGATCTTCGAGAACCGCTACATGCACGTGCCCGAGCTGGCGCGGATGGGCGCGGACATCCAAGTCCATGGCCGCACCGCGATGGTGAAGGGCGTCGAGAAGCTGACCGGCGCGCCGGTGATGGCGACCGACCTGCGCGCTTCGATGAGCCTGATCCTCGCCGGTCTGGCGGCCGAGGGCGAGACGTCGGTGTCGCGCGTGTACCATCTCGACCGTGGGTACGAGCGGCTGGAAGAGAAGCTGTCGGCGGTCGGCGCGGATATCGAGCGCGTCGGCGACTGATCGTTCAATCCTCCCCGGCACGGGGAGGTGGCAGGCCGAAGGCCTGACGGAGGGGGGCTTCCTCAAGGAATGGCATTTGCTGCACGCCCCCTCCACCACCGCTACGCGGCGGTCCCCCTCCCCGTGCCGGGGAGGAATTTCAAGTCGCTACCACCACCCCTCGGCCTCCAGCACCGGCACCATCGCGCGCGACACCCGCGCCTCGACCCCGCCGGTCAGGACCAGTCGTAGCCCGCGCCCTTCGCGATGCGTCTCGCGGACGGCATCCCGTGCCACCCACCAGCTGCGATGCACCTGTGCCCCGACCAGCGGTGCGACCTCCTGCACCGCGTCGCGCATCCTCAGCAGGATCAGTTCCGACCCATAGGCGCCATGGACGCGCAGATAATGGTCCTCCATCTCCAGCGCGATGATATCCGGGCCGAAACCGGGTGGCAGGCGATCGAGCAGGGCAGGGCGAGGATCGACAACGGGCGGGGCGGGTTCGGGGGCGGCCGGCTCCGACGTAACACGCCGTCGCTTTTGCCCATACCAGAGCAACAGACTGGCCAATCCCCCGATCACCAGCACATTACCATAGAGGAGCAGCGCCCGATCCGCGTCGGGCCAGCGCAGCGGTTGGCCAAGCTGCTCGACCCACCAGACGATGACGCTCATCGGCACGCTGGCAAGAATCGCCGCCGTGGCCCAGCCCGCCACTTCGGGGAAATGGAGCCTCTCCGCCAAGGCCAGCGAGCCCGCCATCATCGGCTTGTAAAGCGCGTAGCCCGCTAGCATCAACGTGATCCAATAGATCAGCCGGTACGCAAAGCTCGCCCCGAACGTCCCGAACGGCCCCAGCACCGCCAGCAGCAGCCCGACGCCGACCATCAGCGCGATATCGATCACTATGCGGCGGGAGCGGGGCATCACGGCCCCGTGCCTATGGCCAATTGGCGCTTTGCGAAATGGCAAATCGGCCGATCCACGAAGGGAAACCGCCGATCCACGCAAGTCCGCTGGCGCAGGAACGATGCGGCGTCAGGAAAGGGGCAACTCGTTTCCGATCAGGACCCGCACCGATGACCAGCCTTTCCCTTTCCGGGCCGAGCCGCCGCCCGTCCGACCTGTCGCCCGCCCCGCGCGCCGCGATCCTGATCGGCGGTGGCACGCTGTCGGTGATGGCGGTGGTCGCGATGGCGCGTGGCGCGCTCGGTCTGTCACCGACCCTGGCGCGGGTGCACGACGTGGCGGTGTTGATCCATCTCGGTTCGGTCCTGCCCGCCCTGCCGCTGGGACTCTATGTCCTGCTGGCGCGCAAAGGGGATGCGCGGCACCGGATGCTGGGCAAGGTCTGGGCGATGCTGATGGTGGTCGCGGCCCTTTCCGCCCTGGCGCTGCGCGACCTGAATCATGGGCATTTCAGCTTCATCCACATCTTCGTGCCCGTCACGCTGATCGGACTGTGGCGCGCGATCACGGCGGCGCGGGCCGGGCGGATCGACACGCATCGCAAGGTGATGGTCAGCCTGTATCTCACCGGTTTGATCGGAGCGGGCTCCTTCGCCTTCCTGCCCGGCCGGGTGATGGGGACATGGCTGTTCGGTTAAGTCACCAGCCGCTTGAGCGTCTCCACCCGGTCGGCTTCGGCGGCGGGCTTGTCGGTGCGGATGCGGGCGATCCGGGGGAAGCGCATGGCGACGCCGGATTTGTGCCGCTTCGAATCGTGGATTGAATCGAACGCGATCTCCAGCACCAGCGTCTTCTCCACCTCACGCACCGGGCCGAAGCGGTGGACGGTATGGGCGCGCACGAAGCGGTCCAATGCACGCAGTTCCTCGTCGGTGATCCCCGAATAGGCCTTGCCGACGGGCAACAACTCGCCCTCATCGGTCCAGCAGCCGAAGGTATAGTCGCTATAATAGCTAGACCGGCGCCCATTGCCGCGCTGCGCGTACATCATCACGCAATCGGCCGTCAGCGGATCGCGCTTCCATTTGTACCACAGGCCGACCCGCCGCCCGCCGCTATAGGGGGAATCGCGACGCTTGAGCATCACCCCCTCGATCGCGGCATCGCGCGCGGTGGCGCGCAAGGCTTCCAGCGCGGTGAAGTCCTCCGCCTCGATCACCGCGCTGACGTCGAACCGCTCGGGGTCGAGCTTGGCGGCGAACCCCTCCAGCCTCTTGCGCCGCTCGGTCCAGGGCAAAGCGCGGACATCCTCTGTCCCGTCGACCAAAATGTCGTAGAGCCGGACAAAGGCGGGATAGTCGGCCAGCATCTTGGCCGACACCGTCTTGCGCCCCAGCCTTTGTTGCAGCGCGTTGAAGCTGGCCGCACCGCCGCCATCCTCCAGCGTGCCACCTTGATGCTCGCCCTTGACCAACAGCTCGCCATCGACCGCGCCGATCGCGTCGAAAGCACTCGCCACATCGGGAAAGGCGTGGGTCACATCGTCGCCGGTGCGGCTGTAGAGCCGGGTCTGCCCTGCGACATGGACGATCTGCACCCGGATGCCGTCCCATTTCCACTCGGCGGCATAGTCGGTCAGGTCGACCCGCAGATCCTCCAGCGGATGGGCGAGCATGAAGGGGCGGAAGACCGGCACATCGGCGGGCGTCGGCTGCGCGCCGGTGCCTTCTCCCCAGGCGAACAGCTCGGCATAGGGGGGCGACAGGCCGTGCCAGACCTCCTCCACCGCCTCGACGTCCAGCCCGAAATGCTGGGCGAAAGCGGTCTTCGCCAGACGTGCGGACAGGCCGATGCGCAGGCCCCCGGTCGCCATCTTGAGCAGCGCGAACCGCTCCTCGGCAGTCGACCGGTCGAGCATGTCGGCCAGCACGGCGGGCGCGTCGGAGCGCGACAGATGCCGCAATCGCTCGACCACATCGCTGACCGACAGCGGTTCGGGATCGAGCGGCCGATCGGGCGCGGGCCAGAGCAGGGCGACCGTCTCGGCGGTGTCGCCGACATAGTCGCGGCTCATGCGGAACAGGACGGGGTCGACCCGCTGCTCGATCAGCGCACGGATCAGCGCGGGCTTGACGCCGGGCAGGTCGAGATCGCCGGTCAACGCCGCCATCGCCCAACCCCGGTCAGGATCGGGCGTGGCGGCGAGATAATCCGCGACCAGCTTCAGCTTGGCGTTGCGGGAACGCGTGTAGATCAGCGCGTCGAGCAACCCCGCGAATTCGCGCATGGGGGATCAGTCGATCGCGTTCTTCACCGACTTGCCCGCGACCAGCCCAAGCACGAGGAAGATCACGAACAGCGCGATCGCGATGAAGAACAGAATCTTGGCGATCCCGACGAACGCACCGCCGATGCCGCCGAAACCGAGAGCGCCGAGGATCAATCCGACGACGAGGAACGTGATGGCGAGCTTGAGCATGGGGCAATCCTCCTGACCTGATAGGGGGTTAACTGGCGGGGAGGGTTGGTGTTCCGGTTACGGTTGATCGATGAAACGGGGATGGGATGCGGCCTCGATCGGGGGCATCGGCGTCGCCATCGATTTTCCGATCTTATGCCAAGTCATTGGCAAGCGCGCCGGACCCGTGTGAAGAGCCTGTCATCATGCCCTATCCGATCCACCGTTTCCAGGCGATGTGCCGCCTGACTCCCGCCGAAGAACATCAGCTGACGACCCTGGGCGATGCCGAGGTCGTGCGACGGCGCGGCGAGACCTTTCAGCGGGAAGGCGATGTGCTGGGCGGGTTTCACCTGCACCTGCGCGGCTGGATCAGCTCGTCGATCCTGCTGCGCAGCGGCCATCGGCTGATCCAGAAGATCCATCTGCCCGGCGACATATTGGGCACGCCCAGCATGGTGCTGCCCCAGGCCGCCGACACGCTGACCGCGATTACCGAGGCGGTCACCGCCTTCGTTCCCTATGAACGTGTCGGGCAGTTCTTTACCCGGGCGCCACGTCTGGCGGCGCTGTTCATGGTGGCGGTGCAGATGGAGCGGCTGGCGCTGATGGACGTGCTGGCCGTCACCGGAAACGCCTCGGCCCGCGAGCAGCTTGCGCGGTTGCTGGTCGATCTCCATGTGCGGCTCACCCCGATCGGGATGGTGCAGGACAACAGCTTCCACCTGCCGCTGACCCAAGAGGTGATGGGCGACCTGCTCGGCCTGACCGCCGTGCACGTCAATCGCACGATCCGCGGCATGGAAGCCGAGGGGCTGATCTCGCGCGAGGGGCACCGTGTCCGCCTGCTCGACCTGCCCGCACTCCGCGACCTTTCGCCGCTGCCGCCCCGGCGTCCGCAGTTCGAGCCGACCTGGTTGCCCGCGTCGGTTTGAAACAGCCTCCAAGCGCAAACGAAAAGGCCCCGGCGTCGACCGGGGCCTTTTCCTATCGGCTCGGGCCGGGCAATCAGCCCTTGCGACCCGCCTCGAACAGGAACCAGGCGCGTTCCTCGGCCTGGTCGGTCCATTCGTCGACGATGCCGCTGGTGGCATTGTCCTTGGCGTCCTCGGCGGCGTCCTTGACCGCGCGGAAACGCTCGACGAGCTTCAGATTGTCGTCGCGCAGCTCGACCAGCATGTCGGCGGCGGACACGAATTCGCGGTCATTGTCGACGATGGTCTGGCGGCGCGCGATGTCGCCGATCGAGCGCAGCGTGACGTTGCCGGTCTTGCGCACGCGCTCGGCAATGGCATCGGTCACGCCCAGGATCTGCGTGGCCTGATCGTCGAGCATCAGGTGATAGTCGCGGAAATGCGGGCCCGAGACGTGCCAGTGGAAATTCTTCGTCTTCAGGTACAGCGCATAGCAATCGGCCAGCGCTCCGTTCAGCGCGTCGGCGACGCTGGCAGTGGCGTTGCGGTTGAGGTCGGTCGGCGTATCGAGCGCCGGGTTGATATCGGACATGGACATGCTCCCGCTGTCTGAGGAATCGTTGCGTAAACGATCCGATGGCGCAATGGCTCCCCCGCTGTCCATGTACTAAGCCCGCGCTGTCTGATCGACTGCCTAGATCAATCCCTTGGCCGAAAGCGCGATGACGATGCCGATCAGGATCATGATCGCGCCGCCCGTCATGCGGATCGGCCGCCAGGGCAGCCGCCGCCACTCGCGCGGCCCCAGCAGGATCGCGGGCAGCAACGCGCCGAGCAGCCCGAGCAC carries:
- a CDS encoding DUF2306 domain-containing protein, whose protein sequence is MTSLSLSGPSRRPSDLSPAPRAAILIGGGTLSVMAVVAMARGALGLSPTLARVHDVAVLIHLGSVLPALPLGLYVLLARKGDARHRMLGKVWAMLMVVAALSALALRDLNHGHFSFIHIFVPVTLIGLWRAITAARAGRIDTHRKVMVSLYLTGLIGAGSFAFLPGRVMGTWLFG
- a CDS encoding DUF1328 domain-containing protein: MLKLAITFLVVGLILGALGFGGIGGAFVGIAKILFFIAIALFVIFLVLGLVAGKSVKNAID
- a CDS encoding cisplatin damage response ATP-dependent DNA ligase; translated protein: MREFAGLLDALIYTRSRNAKLKLVADYLAATPDPDRGWAMAALTGDLDLPGVKPALIRALIEQRVDPVLFRMSRDYVGDTAETVALLWPAPDRPLDPEPLSVSDVVERLRHLSRSDAPAVLADMLDRSTAEERFALLKMATGGLRIGLSARLAKTAFAQHFGLDVEAVEEVWHGLSPPYAELFAWGEGTGAQPTPADVPVFRPFMLAHPLEDLRVDLTDYAAEWKWDGIRVQIVHVAGQTRLYSRTGDDVTHAFPDVASAFDAIGAVDGELLVKGEHQGGTLEDGGGAASFNALQQRLGRKTVSAKMLADYPAFVRLYDILVDGTEDVRALPWTERRKRLEGFAAKLDPERFDVSAVIEAEDFTALEALRATARDAAIEGVMLKRRDSPYSGGRRVGLWYKWKRDPLTADCVMMYAQRGNGRRSSYYSDYTFGCWTDEGELLPVGKAYSGITDEELRALDRFVRAHTVHRFGPVREVEKTLVLEIAFDSIHDSKRHKSGVAMRFPRIARIRTDKPAAEADRVETLKRLVT
- a CDS encoding LytTR family DNA-binding domain-containing protein, with the protein product MPRSRRIVIDIALMVGVGLLLAVLGPFGTFGASFAYRLIYWITLMLAGYALYKPMMAGSLALAERLHFPEVAGWATAAILASVPMSVIVWWVEQLGQPLRWPDADRALLLYGNVLVIGGLASLLLWYGQKRRRVTSEPAAPEPAPPVVDPRPALLDRLPPGFGPDIIALEMEDHYLRVHGAYGSELILLRMRDAVQEVAPLVGAQVHRSWWVARDAVRETHREGRGLRLVLTGGVEARVSRAMVPVLEAEGWW
- a CDS encoding Crp/Fnr family transcriptional regulator → MSVSNCGLADRLNKWVSLTPAERDALARLEDRPRTIRRGAVLMEEQARSDELFVVQQGMLMCYVLLDDGSRQVVRFLFPGDLFALSALVYARSPDTVVAVSNAVVCPFDRGQIAKLATEHPRLFSLILVLNQIERVITTDRLAGLGRTSARVRVATLLLSLRGQMRHAGMEVGTSFAPGLTQEEMGDAIGLTAVHVNRMLRQLEDDALIKREGGRVHLLDEAQLAREAGYIDRFEGLDLSWLPPGR
- a CDS encoding Crp/Fnr family transcriptional regulator — protein: MPYPIHRFQAMCRLTPAEEHQLTTLGDAEVVRRRGETFQREGDVLGGFHLHLRGWISSSILLRSGHRLIQKIHLPGDILGTPSMVLPQAADTLTAITEAVTAFVPYERVGQFFTRAPRLAALFMVAVQMERLALMDVLAVTGNASAREQLARLLVDLHVRLTPIGMVQDNSFHLPLTQEVMGDLLGLTAVHVNRTIRGMEAEGLISREGHRVRLLDLPALRDLSPLPPRRPQFEPTWLPASV
- the murA gene encoding UDP-N-acetylglucosamine 1-carboxyvinyltransferase, with translation MDRILIRGGNRLSGRLKISGAKNAALTLMPCAILTDEPVTLRNLPRLADVDGFGHLLNQIGASTRVEGTRPEDFGRVMTIRAGQLFSTEAPYDIVRKMRASILVLGPILARMGEARVSLPGGCAIGNRPIDLHLKALEALGAEIELTAGYVKASAPGGRLSGGRYTFPVVSVGATENALMAAVTAKGTSVLGNAAREPEIVDLCRLLIAMGARIDGVGTETLTIEGVDRLHGATYSVMPDRIEAGSYACAAAITGGDLELVGACAEDMCATLSALTEAGVTVEEKRDSIRVTAHGPLQPLTLSTAPYPGFATDMQAQFMAMLCMAGGTSTLTETIFENRYMHVPELARMGADIQVHGRTAMVKGVEKLTGAPVMATDLRASMSLILAGLAAEGETSVSRVYHLDRGYERLEEKLSAVGADIERVGD
- a CDS encoding Dps family protein, with amino-acid sequence MSDINPALDTPTDLNRNATASVADALNGALADCYALYLKTKNFHWHVSGPHFRDYHLMLDDQATQILGVTDAIAERVRKTGNVTLRSIGDIARRQTIVDNDREFVSAADMLVELRDDNLKLVERFRAVKDAAEDAKDNATSGIVDEWTDQAEERAWFLFEAGRKG
- a CDS encoding thiol-disulfide oxidoreductase DCC family protein, with the translated sequence MVTVWYDAACPLCRREIAVMRRLDRHKRIAFIAVDGEGADQCPIDRDTLLARFHAREDGRMLSGAAAFAAMWRAIPLLRPLGLAARSPLVLALLERAYLRFLKVRPRLQRWATS
- the katG gene encoding catalase/peroxidase HPI, with product MEDYKTVLEGKCPFGGDRIGGAFTTPPTLADWYPNRLRVEQLHRHGPRANPLGDDFDYRAEFAKIDLDALKAEIKRFLTSSVAWWPSDYGNYGPQMIRMSWHSAGSYRIADGRGGAGEAMQRFAPINSWWDNGNVDKSRRLLWPIKQKYGAALSWADLIVLTGNCSLEIMGLPTYGFGGGREDAWEADDATYWGPEVFDMTKVDSFDEMVNRDKRWRGQNGDADYDLEQPLAASHQSLIYVNPEGPYASGDPMASARDIRITFTRMAMNDEETVALIAGGHAFGKSHGMVKADRIGAPPEIAAIEEMGLGWHNPEGTGNAEFTMTNGIEGSWTQNPTQWDNSYLENLLGLEWEQTRSPAGALQWTPVSGEAPRTPDAHIEGKSHALMMMTSDIALKVDPVYRPICERFLTDFDYFTEQFSKAWYKLTHRDMGPRERYVGPEVTIEPDLLWQDPIPERDYELVDTADIAQLKQRILDSGLSVSDLAFTAFSAAVPYRDSDKRGGANGARLALAPQKDWAVNRRTVPVVAKLREIMGAFNDGANGGKRVSLADLIVLGGTAAVEKAAADAGVALEVPFTAGRRDTTDELTDADSFEWLKPVVDGFRNYVDDHFAEVTAGRVAPEELFLDKAALLKLSAPEWVVLTGGLRALGANWDESEAGLFTDRVGVLSNDFFRVLTSMDYVWTKQDEAGLRFTLDDRDSGETRYSATRNDLIFGANSQLRNIAEFYAAEDGHPRMVRDFVTVWNKVMTADLF